The following are encoded in a window of Paramormyrops kingsleyae isolate MSU_618 chromosome 12, PKINGS_0.4, whole genome shotgun sequence genomic DNA:
- the snx25 gene encoding sorting nexin-25 translates to MHLDGSRSSGGAGDSMPSSAPLCSCGRILPPICSGLVIAILFQFIDGGLTVTSLFLKLFVYVSFALLCLFAGGVWFLAKSSPPKINTFDTWKSHSTHLLDLLSKLMRRLTMQLSEPVPTRRAVISHNVDKALKEVFDYSYRDYILLWYAPLSQDQEQLYQILSEDFWEMTRQLRNRVADIDMVNVVCNDTVKALHAHVCDLKAANTRQTESPTAFSLHPCLQSPEDELHFLRCCSRVLLLFLLPARDVRSFSLRLVLVEVLATKVLKPLVEVLSDPDYINRMLLAQLELREQLSEHHKKAYTYAPSYEEFIKLISGSSDIDFLKQLRYQIVVEIIQATTISNLPQLKKQKDSKGKETAAMKADLLRARNMKRYINQLTVAKKQCEKRIRLLGGPNYEAQEDGAAEEGDGPQSQRIYQFEEIMSNSMFREHFRMYMERVDKRALICFWEQVEMLKGANKTEVPQLVGEIYQNYFVESRDIPVEKALYKEIQQTIVGNKGTDVFHKIQAGVYETMKERYYPSFLVSDLYERLVKREEQYSNSHSSGEDKDEMCQAIETGEEALDEGSKGINEQASYAASKLRQLCEKLEYKRQALGSIQNAPKPDKKIVAKLKEEIGAMEKEHSDLKLHISRTDWWCENLGAWRALIIGAEAVEENGEQMPCYTVSVSLQDGSSADSVNSRWTVTRKLSEFQVLHRKLLECFPSLKKIQLPSLSKLPFKSVDQKFLDKSKSQLNPFLQKMLSDERMCQSEALYAFLSPSPEHLKVIDIQKKPSFSLASFLEKLPGDFFSHQEEETDDDSDLSDYGDELDGKKDALAEPFFMLVGEIFELRGMFKWVRKTLIALVQVTFGRTINKQIRDTVSWIFSEQMLVYYITIFRDAFWPNGKLAPHSKARSDSERRATKERAQQKLLENIPDALQSLVGQQNARYGIIKIFNALQETKANKHLLYVLLEIIVKELCPELKEELSQI, encoded by the exons ATGCATCTTGACGGCAGCAGAAGCAGCGGCGGTGCCGGTGACTCGATGCCCAGCAGCGCTCCCCTCTGCTCTTGCGGACGCATCTTACCCCCCATCTGCTCCGGACTGGTTATAGCTATACTTTTCCAGTTTATAGATGGGGGGCTGACAGTGACATCTCTTTTTCTCAAGCTTTTCGTTTATGTGTCATTCGCACTGCTGTGTTTATTCGCGGGGGGCGTCTGGTTCTTGGCCAAGAGCAGCCCTCCGAAAATTAACACCTTTGACACTTGGAAGAGTCACTCGACGCACTTGTTGGACTTATTAAGTAAATTAATG AGACGTCTTACCATGCAGCTGTCAGAGCCTGTGCCAACACGGAGAGCTGTGATATCACACAATGTGGATAAAGCCCTCAAAGAAG TGTTTGACTACAGCTACAGGGATTATATCCTGCTTTGGTATGCACCGCTGAGCCAGGACCAGGAACAACTGTACCAGATACTTTCTGAGGACTTCTGGGAAATGACCAGGCAGCTGAGGAATCGCGTAGCTGACATCGACATGGTCAATGTGGTGTGCAACGACACCGTGAAGGCCCTACATGCCCACGTCTGTGACCTCAAAGCTGCTAACACCAG GCAGACGGAGTCACCCACGGCCTTCAGCCTGCACCCATGCCTGCAAAGCCCTGAGGACGAGCTGCATTTCCTGCGCTGCTGCTCCCGCGTGCTCCTGCTGTTCCTGCTGCCCGCGCGTGATGTCCGCTCCTTCAGCCTGCGCCTAGTGCTGGTCGAGGTCCTCGCCACCAAAG TGCTCAAGCCCTTGGTGGAGGTGCTCAGTGACCCAGATTACATCAACCGCATGCTGCTGGCCCAGTTGGAACTCCGCGAGCAGCTCAGCGAGCACCACAAGAAGGCCTATACGTATGCACCCTCGTACGAGGAATTCATCAAGCTCATCAGCGGCAGCTCTGACATCGACTTCCTCAAGCAGCTGAG GTACCAGATTGTTGTTGAAATCATACAGGCAACAACCATCAGCAACCTTCCACAGCTGAAGAAGCAGAAGG ACAGCAAGGGGAAGGAGACGGCAGCCATGAAGGCAGACTTGCTAAGAGCGCGCAACATGAAACGCTACATCAACCAGCTCACAGTGGCCAAGAAGCAGTGCGAGAAAAGGATCCGTCTGCTTGGCGGCCCCAACTATGAGGCTCAGGAAGATGGGGCAGCTGAAGAAGGCGATGGACCTCAGAGCCAGAGA ATCTACCAGTTTGAAGAGATCATGTCCAACTCCATGTTCCGGGAGCACTTCCGTATGTACATGGAGAGGGTGGACAAGAGAGCCCTCATTTGCTTCTGGGAGCAAGTGGAGATGCTAAAGGGCGCCAACAAG ACTGAAGTGCCTCAGCTGGTGGGGGAGATCTACCAGAACTACTTTGTGGAGAGCAGGGACATCCCTGTGGAGAAGGCCCTGTACAAGGAGATCCAGCAGACAATAGTGGGCAACAAGGGTACGGACGTGTTCCACAAGATCCAGGCCGGGGTCTATGAGACCATGAAGGAGCGCTACTACCCGTCCTTCCTGGTGAGCGACCTGTACGAGCGGCTGGTGAAGCGCGAGGAGCAGTACTCCAACTCGCACTCCAGCGGTGAGGACAAGGACGAGATG TGTCAGGCCATCGAGACCGGCGAGGAGGCGCTGGACGAGGGAAGCAAGGGCATCAACGAGCAGGCCAGTTACGCGGCCAGCAAACTGCGGCAGCTCTGCGAGAAGCTGGAGTATAAGAGGCAGGCCCTAGGGTCCATCCAGAACGCGCCCAAGCCTGACAAAAAG ATTGTGGCCAAGCTGAAGGAGGAGATCGGCGCCATGGAGAAAGAGCACAGTGACCTGAAGCTACACATCTCCCGCACAGACTGGTGGTGCGAGAACTTAGGCGCATGGAGGGCCCTCATCATCGGGGCAGAG GCCGTGGAGGAGAACGGGGAGCAGATGCCGTGCTACACAGTGTCAGTGAGCCTGCAGGACGGCAGCAGCGCCGACTCGGTCAACAGCCGCTGGACGGTGACCAGGAAGCTGAGCGAATTCCAGGTGCTGCACAGGAAGCTGCTGGAG tgtttcccatcaCTGAAGAAAATCCAGCTGCCCTCTCTAAGCAAACTGCCATTTAAATCTGTGGACCAGAAGTTCCTGGACAAGTCCAAGAGCCAGCTTAACCCTTTCTTACAG AAAATGCTGAGCGACGAGCGCATGTGCCAGAGCGAGGCCCTCTATGCCTTCCTTAGCCCCTCCCCAGAGCACCTCAAGGTCATTGACATCCAGAAGAAGCCCTCCTTCTCTTTGGCCTCCTTCCTGGAGAAGCTGCCTGGAGACTTCTTCTCCCATCAGGAG GAGGAGACAGACGACGACAGCGACCTGTCGGACTACGGGGATGAGCTTGACGGGAAAAAGGACGCTTTGGCGGAGCCCTTCTTTATGCTCGTTGGCGAGATCTTTGAACTCCGCGGCA TGTTTAAATGGGTCCGGAAGACACTAATTGCACTAGTCCAAGTGACCTTTGGACGGACGATAAACAA GCAGATTCGAGACACTGTCAGTTGGATATTCAGTGAGCAGATGCTTGTGTATTACATCACTATTTTCCGGGATGCCTTCTGGCCCAATGGGAAGCTGGCTCCCCATAGCAAAGCCCGGTCAGACTCAGAGCGAAGGGCAACCAAAGAGAGAGCCCAGCAGAAACTGCTGGAAAACATCCCAG ATGCACTTCAAAGCCTGGTTGGACAACAGAATGCCAGGTATGGGATCATCAAAATCTTCAATGCTCTTCAGGAGACCAAAGCCAACAAGCATCTTCTCTAT GTCCTGTTGGAAATCATCGTGAAAGAACTGTGTCCTGAGCTGAAGGAAGAGTTGAGCCAGATCTGA